CAATCCCTGCCCACTTGGACCTCACCAGCGCCCGAACCCCTCCCCACACCCTCGCAGGCTACTGCCGCACCTCCCACCAGCGGCGACCCCTTGCCACCTACATCAGACAACAGACCCTCCCCCATCGCACGACCCTCAGCCCCTTGCCATGTCGATCGGACGCCCAGTGCCCCCCTAGCCGCCTGCGCCCCACCACGCCCCACGCCCTCCATTCTCCCCTCTCCTCTAACGCCATCATCCTCCAATCCGCCCTTCCCAACCACGCCGAGGCCCCCCATCCTGCTCCGCCCTAGCTGCCGCAACCTCCTCCCCCCACCCCGCCGCCCCCTTTCCCTAGATCTATCCCTTTTCCTTTTCACCATAAAACCTTAGCTTTAGGGATGTATTAATAACATTGGAATTGAATTTTCtataatttctaaaataaaattaaagtaatAATTTATCTAAATATAACATTGGAATTGGTGGTGGATATGTCCACTCACGCAGAACAATCAGTCCGTTATTTTATTCTTATAATATGTACATCTAATTGAATTGCAACAATCAAAATAcaaataaattaacaaattaattatGTGTTGAATTGCATTCAAAGtagaattaatataattaattcagtGGTTACGAATTCAAATTGAACTGCATTCAAATtacaattaatataattattaaatggTTACAAATTCAAATTGAATTACATTCAAATTAGAATTAATATTAATTCAGTGGTTACAAATTCAAATTGAATTGCATTCAATTTGTGGGATCCGACAACTCTATAATGTTACGAGTCTGTGTTCTTTTATCCATTACACAGCACAAgcatatttttctaaaaatttTCTTTTAAGCAATCTGTTTTTTTGCTATTGTTCTTTTGCTTCTGGTGATACATTCGCACACAGTCAGAGTTCGCCTTAGTTACCCTGGGAGACGGTCACCAAATTGGTGCAATCTGTCTTAAAGGAACCGGTAGTTCAGGCATCGGGTTAACCTTCGATTTACGGTTTGATTTCGCTTATAtgtttcctttatttattttgttgttgTGTTTTCTATTTCTAATTTAGTTCTCTAAATAGATAATTATATTCTGTAATCGTTTATACTGTTAATAAAATTATCTATTTTATCCTACTCGCGGTTTATTAGTTTCTACAATCTTAAGACAAGCCACTACTAATTTACCTTTTATATTTACAGATACCTTGACTCGAtttttgaattaattatttGATGTGTTGTTTTGGAGAGAATTGAGCATGGTTTAGAAAAACGGATTGTAACGGGAACAACAAAAGCACAGTTTATTTGTTAACTTTTTCCCATAATTTTAtaaccaaataaaataaaatatagaacCATTTCAATTAATTTGAAACTTCTACCCttctaatataaataaatataagtatCAAgtatattttatcattataaaaTAACATCATTTGATTATACAAAAcatagtataaaaataaacgaaTCCATAATCTAAAAAATcatgtaattgaaaaaaaaacatagaaattAGAATTTGATTTTATTCTAGGCATCTATTAATAACATTGGAATTgatttttctataatttttaaaataaaattagtaaTAACTTATCTAAATATCACCACATTAAAATTCactagttttatttttatttttttggtaaaatataAAAACTACATTAGGATGCGATATCTGTTGATCAATATAGGCCTATTGCAATGAGCAACtttagttataaaataattgcaaaaattttggctgATAGACTCGCTTCTATTGCATCTCGCATTGTTTCTcagaatcaatttggatttattCCTGGACGAAGTATTCACCAATGCATTTCGCTTGCTTCTCAAGGCACTAATATGCTTCGTAAAAAGTGTTTTGGAGGGAACTTAGCCTTGAAGGTTGACACCAGGAAAGCTTTTGACACtttaaattggaattttttactTGCCGTGATGGACGCTTTTGGTTTCTCTATTCAATTCAGAGACTAGATTATGAATGTTTTATCTGCATCTCagatttcaattttgaacaatggagccattagtgGATATTTCAGATGTTCAAGAGGGGTTCGACAAGGCGATCCGCTGTCTCCTATATTGTTTGGTATTGCCGAGGACTTTCTTAGCCGTTGGTTGCTTCACCTCGTGGATACTGGGCGACTTGCTCCAATGCAATATACTTCTGCAAAGATGTTTCCgactcatttattttatgctGATGACATTCTTCTCTTCTACAGGGCCTCTTCGGGTAATAGCTGTTATTAAGGCTGTATTTGAGTTGTATGTATCTATCTCGGGTCAGTGTGTTAGTTGGAACAAATCTGAATTATTTCTGGGCTCCTTTGTTTCTTCTGGACGTGGCAATCATCTTGCTGATATTATTGGTATTCGTCAAAGGTCTATTCCATTTCGCTATCTTGGAGtccctttgttttttggtttaccAAAGACACGACATCTGACTAGTTTGATGGATAGGGTGCTTGCTCACTTTGCTAAATGGAAAGGGCATTGTTTGTCTATGGCTGGGAGAGTGGCTCTGgtaaattctgtaattactgGTAGCTTCATTCACTCTTTTAGCATTTATAAGTGGCCCTCTGCGCTACTTACACGTATGACTAGGCATATAAGGAATTTTATTTGGTCTGGGTCCATTAATTGCAAGAAGCTTGTCACTGTCCCTTGGAAAATTTGTTGTCAAAACTTCAAGGATGGAGGTCTTAGAATCAAGAATATGTCTATTCTAAACAAGGCATTGAATGGAAAGATGGCTTGGGGTCTTCTTCAAGAAAAGTCTCTCTGCTTTAACTTACTTAGAACTCGTTTTCTCAATAAAGCAGGACAGTCACGatattatatcatgaattcttctatttggggctcgataaaatccattTATTGTAAAGTTGAGCATCActgtttttggtggattggtcagcactctgaacttaatttttggaatggggCCTGGATGTGTCCTTCACTGGCTGCACAAGTTGGCCTATCTGCTAGTCAACAGCATCGTTGTTTTGATTTGGTGGAGGATTATTTGGATGGTAATAATTGGCATAATCTGCCCGTGTTACATGCGAATGTGGAGAATAGATTGCGGAATATTAGGCGGGGTAGGGACGATGTTGATATTTGTGTTTGGAAGCCTGCTACGAGTGGGGTTTTAACTGTTAAGCTCCTGTACACTTGGCTTAGATCTCCTCATACTCAACAGCCTTGGAGTCGTTTTTTAAGGTGTTAGAGTGTTCCTCCTGCACACTCGCTTATTGGATGGCGGGCTTATCTTGGGTATTTGCCAACACATGATCAGCTTTAGTTGCGCGGCTGTCAAGTTGTTTCTTGTTGCAGTTTGTGCTTGTTAGATTTTGAAACGTTGGACCACCTTTTTTTTTCTCCTGTcggttttccaaatttatttggcATGGTGTTAGCTCATTGTTTGGAAGACGAATTAACACAGACTCGACTCTTAAGAATCTGGTTGATCATGCTGTTATTCAACGTTTCAGTACTCAAATCGCTGATTTGTGGGCGGCAGCAATTGTTAATACAATTTGGGCTCTATGGCTTGCTCGTAATAGGTCCATTTTTTAGGATGGGAGGGTTGATACTTCCGTCACGCTGAGACGGATTTGGGGAGCTGTTCGTGAATCTGCTCACACTGGATGGGGCTCCGTTTGGAATTCGCTAGTTGAACTTCAAATCTTAGGTGAGCTCGGGATTGAAAAGCGTCTTGCTAAGGCTCCGCACATTACTCCGATTTTTTGGCAACCACCTCCGAGGGATTGGATTAAGATCAATACTGATGCGTCTGTCACGGGTGCTCCTGGTCCTGCGGGTTGCGGAGGTATTTATCGCTCGCATACTGGCATGTGCCTTGGTGCGTTTGCCTTTCCGATTgaaagttcctttgcttatcttgctcaactatctgctgctatttacgacattgacatggctatcagcaaaggttgccggaaaatttggcttgaaagcgactcaatgtatgttgtgcagatgttcaaatctaaGTCTTGTTCGGTTCGTTGGTTGCTTagacaaaaatggttcaattgtttaaatcagatcgattctgtggcttttgtggtgtctcatatttttcgtgacggaaatcatgttgcggattcgcttgcaaattatggacggacagcaacagcttcgacttggtgggatgttgtcccggatttttgtggatcggtcttttttcatgatcgtgtaggacgttgcgtttatcgcttttcctaattctttggcttctctttttgtattatgacatttatttactcttttaataaatttggttcggtgcttttttgggtctgtggtgggggtgccagcatagctggaATGTCCACCGCTTACCCTTactcgctaaccaatctttaattaaaaaaaatataaaaactacattaacacataaaaacaaaacaacaaaaagGACCCCTAGGAGTTGAATTTGTTGGAAATTTTAgagaaaataacattttattttacatgttgattttttttatcattttttgagGCTTATACATACAAGGTTAAAATGGTAATTTAAATGATGTTTTTCCATAAACATATTCTATTACATGTGAGTTTTTTAACGGTATATTACATGCTCAAAAATATTGAGTATTGAATTAGATATTCATACTCAAAGGCACTATGTAAAACTTGTGTTGAAACTAAGTTAGCCAAATCTTCATTTCATTCGGTTGAAATAAATAATGAACCACTTGATCTACTACATAGTGATATTTATGATTTGAAATTTGTTCAAACACATGGAGGTAGCAAATgttttattacttttattcATGATAGCGTCAAATATTGCTATGTATATTTGCTTAAAAGCAAAGATGAGGCTACAGTGAAATTTAAACTTTATAAGCTAGTAAAACAATTAAAGTGGTTAGAAGtgatcgaggtggtgaatatgtAGAACCATTTGGTAAATTTTGCTCTCCGCATGATATTATTCATGAAGTTACACCACCTTATTCACCTCAATCAAATGGAGTAGCTAAATGTAAAAATCGTACCTTAAAGAAGATAATGAACGCTATGCTAAAAGTTCAGGGTTGCCACAAAACATGTGGGAGGAAAGTCGTTTTATTAGCTAATTACCTTTTAAATAAAGTACCCCGGAATGCTATGCTAAATATATGTGTTGTTTTGGTGAGAATTGGGCAATGATTTAGAAAACCAGTAATTGGATTGTAACAGGAACAACGAAAGCACAGTTTATTTGTTAACTTTTCCCCATAATTTTGTAACAGGAACAACGAAAGCACAGTTTATTTCCTACGCAATTCTAtatgtttgatttgaagtcgaTGACATATACTGCTATTCACCACTTGCAGTACCCAACAAATGGTAAAAGCCATTTAGAATCAGGAAACTCTATAGGCTTACAATTTAACTTCATAAATCTTGAACTCTGTATTTTAAAATCATCATTCATTACTTAAAAGTTACTAAAAGGAGTGAATACCACGAATTAAACACAAAAATGTCTATCGATAACAAAGATCCATAAACAAGAACCTATTCTATCTAGCAAAATAAAACATCCGAAACTTGAGGAGAAACGCTATTCCTTTTGGCCAAATCAATGGTCACCTGGTATGCTCTTGATGATATCAGAATCAcctgtaaacaaatcaataaacAACATCAagaaaattgaaagaaattagAAAATAAGAACCAAATTCTATAATAAAATCCTTAATTACCTGCATCAATAATGCTGAGGCAACACACTCTGAAATATTTCCCACAAGCAGTACCCAAGTCTACATTGTCTGAAATAATAACAAACTCACATAATCAGCCAACAAACAAGTTCCATTAAAATTTGAATTCATCAATCCCTCAAATTTACTAACTACAGCTTTGAGATTAATATAATGCTGTGAATATACAATCCACAATCATTTACAATCATAAACTGCAGCTAGGACAAGATCACAAAACTTGAGATATCATAAATCCAATCAATTGAATGTTATGCGTTACTCTTTGACATGTTTGCAATTTAGAATAATCAAAGTAAGCAGGTTCTTGTATTAGAATAGCACATGTACCTCGTAAACGAAATGAACACTGAGATAACGATCAGAAATAAGGCAAAATAAAAACTCAAAACTACATCCATACCATTTAAATTCCTCGGTACAAGGGCAGTTTTAAAACTAAATTAGCAAACAAGGAGATCAGAAataaggcaaaaaaaaaaaaactcaactaCATCCATACCATTTAAATTCCTGGGTTCAAGGCCAGTTTTAAAACTAAATTAGCAAATAAGGTGATCTTAAGGGTTGTGCTTATCATGAAACACAAAGGATTAAGCCCAGAAACTTACTGCCGTTGTAGTGGTGCACTCCAACTTTTGCCAACATAGCATAGTACTCGATCTCAGACTTCCTAAGTGGAGGACAGTTATTGGCAATAATAATCAGCTTCCCTGCAAACATCAACAATGGCGTTTATTGGTTAATTAACAAAAGGAACTGAAATTACAGTCTAAGTACAAAGGGAAATAACACAATTAAATATCTCTACATAAAGCCATATAACCACTCAACATCATATTAGGAACATATGATACACTAATCGTAATGTAAGAGTAAGTGGACAATGTAAACCTTAAGAACTTGCAGACGATGGAATGCAAATGAGATTTAAAAGGTCATCTACAATTAAAAAGtttccattaacccccaatttggagcTTAAAGATTAGAGTTAATGGGAGTAAACTCTTAGGTTAATCTAACATTTTAGATTCCATTACTTCCATTAGGGATAAACTAACATTTCCAAGCAGGTAATCTATAAGAAAAAGCTAATGTTCCCAACTTTGACGTCATCTAACATCACTTTCTCATTAACTGAGGCTATAGATGTTATAAAAATAACAATTGTTTGCAAGTTTCACCAAATACTCATTCAAacttaataaactaaaaaataaacataaactCTAACAGTTAACAAATAATTTAACACGAATACTTCATGAATGGGGGATCTGAAAGCACATCCAGTATGCCAGCGGAAGATGTATAGCTATATTCGATAAAATGACAACATCCAGCAATCAGATCGATACCAAAATACAAATAAGAAACTGAAATATAATACCTTTATTGCTTCTAAGGGATTCCAGGACAGTCTTATAACCCAAGGTGAACTTTCCACTCTTCATAACCAGAGCCAACCTGCTGTTGATGCTTTCATGAGTCTTCTTCTGCAACGCATCAATTCAAATAAAAACCGTTAAAAAATCTTAATCTTCCAAGAAGGTGAAACTTGACTGAAAATTCCAAGGCTACCAAGAATTAAAAACAGGGAGAGAAAATTTACCGTCTTCTTGGCGGCCACCATGGTTGCTCGTCGATTACTGCCTAACACAGAGAAAGAAACCCTAGTTCTGAGTTGGGATGCCGCCTGAACTAAACTAGAAAGGACCGATCCGACTTCAGACGGAAACAGAGAAACTGTTAGGTAAGAGAGAAACCCTAGTAAAGATAtatatttatcaaaaaaaaaagaaaagaaaaagaaagatagacaTTATAAAATACGCAAAAAGCATCTTAAGGTCCCCGATCTtttattgtttggtgcattaagcccccgatctttcatttagGCACATTGAGTCCCTGATCTTTTATTGTTTGATGCATTAAGCtcttgatctttcatttagacacattgagcctttatctttcatatatgggtttattaggtccttccataaatcaatttatATATCAGTATATTAAGGGTCTGTTttgttaggtttatataactgcaccgtttaacattttctctggacactaCATCATTTTGGGTATTtaattttcttcattttctctGGAAGTACCTGTGTTCGAAACCCAATAGCAGcatttaacattatggccactgaacttcaattcttaaccgtatgaccattgaactttacactttttaacactggtggccactcaacgcctcaaaacgatcgTTGAcggcctaaaaataaaaaatccaaagtgtAATGATAGTCTAAGTAACTTTATCTCTTGAAAATgttcattttgagatcatttaggtggtgttttgttaggagagagagagtgaatttttagagaaagaaagctccaaaaaatgtgattttggaaaataaatatatggtttcatggtaaatgttgttttgaacaattttaatttttcaatattttcattttgaggtcgttaacggtcacttTGAAGAGTTAGTTAAAATAGAGTGGCAatcagtgttaaaaagtgtaaaattcaatgACCATAcagttaagaattgaaattcaatgATCACAATATTAAAATTGGTAAAATTGAGTTGCCAccgggtgtaatttaccctattttctttaatatactagtaagttttttttagtacttatttttttaagCAATGacaatatttattaaattattaaaatgaaTGACTTAttcttaatatttattttttaaaactctattttttatatcaaaaattatctttctctttttttggtagagaaaagaaaaattaaaacaaaacacCACAACACAACACACTAGTCCGGGATTAGCCGATGAAAGCTCACTCCCATATTATCTTCAAAAAGCAAAGACAACAGGAACTGAGGGGGAGAAGAGAAAATAGACACGCACAAGGTCCTCTCATGGCCCTTCGCAACAAGACGATCCGTCACCCGATTTTGCTCTCTGAAAACATGGAAAAAGTTGACAGTATCGAAAGAGGAGCAAATCCTTCTAAGTGTTTTAACTAAATTATGGCACCCCAAACACAAAGACCTTTTATCCGAAATCATATTAACTGCTTCGAGATTTTCTGACTCCACGAGCAGCTTTCTAATTCCCAGATCCTCCGTCATCCTAAGCCCTGAAAAGATACCTCAGAGTTCTGCAATAAACGAAGAACCCAAGTCCAGATTCTGAGAAAAACTCGACAACCAAGCACCTCCCGCATCTCTCAAAACACCACCGGCAGAAGATGGTatgattgatttttatttttttattttgaagtttgtttgtgataattaaatattaaggggttttaatttacaaaataaataaatataatgattaaattaactcttttccctttgacttttaacaccgtcagtcaatttggtatgtgtttgctaacggaatgaaccgcaaggtaccattttataaatttttaaaccacagggcTGCAATTGAAAATAGATgtaaccacaatgtttatttttatacttttccctagaAAATACTCACTCCCTTTTTTAGGTAAactacacccatggccactgaacctTTCTCAtttaacattatgaccactgaatttcaattcttaacagtatgaccattgaattttagacttttaacaccggtggccactcaatgccTTAAAACGATCGTTGAcggcctaaaaataaaaaatccaaagcgtaaTGATAGTCTAAGTaactttaactcttgaaaattttcattttgaggtcatttaggtggtgttttgttaggagagagactggatttttagagaaagaaaactccaaaaaatgtggtttcatggtaaatgtcgttatgaacaattttaattcttcaatattttcattttgaggtcgttaacggtcgtTAATGGTCATTAACGGTcactttgaggagttagttaaaaaaGGCTatgaatataatatgatataaaTAGTCATATTAATTTGCTGGTCGATTACTGCCTAACACAGAAAACAAAGAGCGAAGAGAGAAACCCTAGTTCTGAGTTGGGATGCCGCTTGAACTAAACTAAAGAAAGAACCGATCAGACTTCATG
The window above is part of the Euphorbia lathyris chromosome 3, ddEupLath1.1, whole genome shotgun sequence genome. Proteins encoded here:
- the LOC136223161 gene encoding large ribosomal subunit protein eL30 — translated: MVAAKKTKKTHESINSRLALVMKSGKFTLGYKTVLESLRSNKGKLIIIANNCPPLRKSEIEYYAMLAKVGVHHYNGNNVDLGTACGKYFRVCCLSIIDAGDSDIIKSIPGDH